The following are encoded together in the Streptomyces sp. NBC_00341 genome:
- a CDS encoding leucyl aminopeptidase: MTALTLSTSGAATLRADALVVGVAKGDKGLVLAPGAEAVDKAFGGKLAAVLETLGASGAEGELTKLPAPDGLKAPVVIAAGLGPVPDKDGAYDAEALRRAAGSAARSLTGSKKAGFALPIGTVEDAEAIAEGALLGAYAFTAYQRGENKLATKASSGAKLPLAEVAVLGAKPRDKAFKAAAERAVALVEEINRARDLINTPPNDLYPESFAAVATAAGKEHGVKVQVLDEKALVKGGYGGILGVGQGASRGPRLVKLAYTHPKAEKTLALVGKGITYDSGGISLKPAGHNETMKCDMAGAAAVFASVVAAARLGLRVNVTGWLALAENMPSGNATRPGDVLNMYSGKTVEVLNTDAEGRLVLADALTRASEEKPDAIVDVATLTGAMVLALGNRTFGIMANDDAFRTSIHEIAEEVGEASWPMPLPADLRKGMDSPTADIANMGERMGGGLVAGLFLKEFVGEGIAWAHLDIAGPAFHEGAPYGYTPKGGTGSAVRTLVKLAERTAAGDLG; the protein is encoded by the coding sequence GTGACTGCTCTCACTCTCAGCACCTCCGGTGCGGCGACACTGCGCGCCGACGCACTCGTCGTCGGCGTCGCCAAGGGCGACAAGGGCCTGGTCCTCGCACCGGGCGCCGAGGCCGTCGACAAGGCGTTCGGCGGAAAGCTCGCCGCCGTCCTGGAGACCCTGGGCGCCAGTGGTGCCGAGGGCGAACTGACCAAGCTCCCCGCGCCCGACGGCCTGAAGGCCCCGGTCGTCATCGCGGCCGGACTCGGCCCGGTCCCGGACAAGGACGGCGCCTACGACGCCGAGGCGCTGCGCCGGGCCGCGGGCTCCGCCGCCCGCTCGCTCACCGGCTCCAAGAAGGCCGGCTTCGCGCTGCCCATCGGCACCGTCGAGGACGCCGAGGCCATCGCGGAGGGCGCCCTGCTGGGCGCGTACGCCTTCACCGCCTACCAGCGCGGCGAGAACAAGCTCGCCACCAAGGCCTCCAGTGGCGCCAAGCTGCCGCTCGCCGAGGTGGCCGTGCTCGGCGCCAAGCCCCGCGACAAGGCGTTCAAGGCCGCCGCGGAGCGTGCCGTCGCCCTGGTCGAGGAGATCAACCGCGCCCGCGACCTGATCAACACCCCGCCGAACGACCTGTACCCCGAGTCCTTCGCCGCCGTGGCCACCGCCGCCGGCAAGGAGCACGGCGTCAAGGTGCAGGTGCTCGACGAGAAGGCGCTCGTCAAGGGCGGCTACGGCGGCATCCTCGGTGTCGGCCAGGGCGCGTCCCGCGGCCCGCGCCTGGTGAAGCTCGCCTACACGCACCCGAAGGCGGAGAAGACCCTGGCCCTGGTGGGCAAGGGCATCACCTACGACTCGGGCGGCATCTCGCTGAAGCCGGCCGGCCACAACGAGACGATGAAGTGCGACATGGCCGGCGCCGCCGCCGTGTTCGCCTCCGTCGTCGCGGCCGCCCGCCTGGGCCTGCGCGTCAACGTCACCGGCTGGCTGGCGCTGGCGGAGAACATGCCGTCGGGCAACGCCACCCGCCCCGGTGACGTGCTCAACATGTACAGCGGCAAGACCGTCGAGGTGCTCAACACGGACGCCGAGGGCCGTCTGGTCCTGGCCGACGCGCTGACCCGCGCCTCCGAGGAGAAGCCGGACGCGATCGTCGACGTGGCGACCCTGACCGGCGCGATGGTGCTGGCCCTGGGCAACCGCACGTTCGGCATCATGGCCAACGACGACGCCTTCCGCACCTCGATCCACGAGATCGCCGAGGAGGTCGGTGAGGCCTCCTGGCCGATGCCGCTCCCCGCCGACCTGCGCAAGGGCATGGACTCCCCGACCGCCGACATCGCCAACATGGGCGAGCGGATGGGCGGCGGCCTGGTGGCCGGTCTGTTCCTGAAGGAGTTCGTGGGCGAGGGCATCGCCTGGGCGCACCTGGACATCGCCGGTCCCGCCTTCCACGAGGGCGCCCCGTACGGCTACACGCCGAAGGGCGGCACCGGATCCGCGGTCCGCACCCTGGTGAAGCTGGCGGAGCGCACCGCGGCCGGAGACCTCGGCTGA
- the lpdA gene encoding dihydrolipoyl dehydrogenase yields MANDASTVFDLVILGGGSGGYAAALRGAQLGLDVALIEKGKVGGTCLHNGCIPTKALLHAGEIADQAREADQFGVKATFEGIDMEAVHKYKDDVISGLYKGLQGLIASRKVHYIEGEGRLSSPTSVDVNGQRIQGRHVLLATGSVPKSLPGLEIDGNRVISSDHALKLDRVPKSAIVLGGGVIGVEFASAWKSFGTDVTIVEGLKHLVPVEDENSSKLLERAFRKRGIKFNLGTFFQGVEYTQDGVRVTLADGKTFEAELLLVAIGRGPVSQGLGYEEAGVAMDRGYVLVDEYMRTNVETISAVGDLVPTLQLAHVGFAEGILVAERLAGLKTVPIDYDGVPKVTYCHPEVASVGITEAKAKELYGADKVVALKYSLAGNGKSKILKTAGEIKLVQVKDGAVVGVHMVGDRMGEQVGEAQLIYNWEALPAEVAQLIHAHPTQNEAMGEAHLALAGKPLHSHD; encoded by the coding sequence GTGGCGAACGACGCCAGCACCGTTTTCGACCTAGTGATCCTCGGCGGTGGCAGTGGCGGTTACGCCGCGGCCCTGCGCGGAGCGCAGCTGGGCCTGGACGTCGCTCTGATCGAGAAGGGCAAGGTCGGCGGCACCTGCCTGCACAACGGCTGTATCCCCACGAAGGCCCTGCTGCACGCCGGTGAGATCGCGGACCAGGCGCGCGAGGCCGACCAGTTCGGTGTCAAGGCCACCTTCGAGGGCATCGACATGGAGGCCGTCCACAAGTACAAGGACGACGTGATCTCGGGCCTGTACAAGGGTCTGCAGGGTCTCATCGCCTCCCGCAAGGTGCACTACATCGAGGGTGAGGGACGGCTCTCCTCCCCCACCTCGGTGGACGTGAACGGCCAGCGCATCCAGGGCCGCCACGTGCTCCTGGCGACCGGCTCCGTGCCGAAGTCGCTGCCGGGCCTGGAGATCGACGGCAACCGCGTCATCTCCTCGGACCACGCGCTGAAGCTGGACCGGGTCCCGAAGTCCGCGATCGTGCTGGGCGGCGGCGTCATCGGCGTCGAGTTCGCCTCGGCGTGGAAGTCCTTCGGCACCGACGTCACCATCGTCGAGGGCCTGAAGCACCTGGTCCCGGTCGAGGACGAGAACAGCTCGAAGCTTCTTGAGCGCGCGTTCCGCAAGCGCGGCATCAAGTTCAACCTCGGTACGTTCTTCCAGGGTGTCGAGTACACCCAGGACGGCGTCCGGGTGACCCTCGCCGACGGCAAGACGTTCGAGGCCGAGCTGCTGCTCGTCGCCATCGGCCGCGGCCCCGTCTCGCAGGGCCTCGGGTACGAGGAGGCCGGTGTCGCGATGGACCGCGGCTACGTCCTCGTCGACGAGTACATGCGGACGAACGTCGAGACCATCTCGGCCGTGGGCGACCTGGTCCCGACGCTCCAGCTCGCGCACGTCGGCTTCGCCGAGGGCATCCTCGTCGCGGAGCGGCTGGCCGGTCTGAAGACCGTTCCGATCGACTACGACGGTGTCCCGAAGGTGACGTACTGCCACCCCGAGGTCGCCTCCGTCGGCATCACAGAGGCCAAGGCCAAGGAGCTCTACGGAGCGGACAAGGTCGTCGCCCTCAAGTACAGCCTCGCGGGCAACGGCAAGAGCAAGATCCTCAAGACCGCGGGCGAGATCAAGCTCGTCCAGGTCAAGGACGGTGCCGTGGTCGGCGTCCACATGGTCGGTGACCGTATGGGCGAGCAGGTCGGCGAAGCCCAGCTGATCTACAACTGGGAGGCGCTGCCGGCCGAGGTCGCGCAGCTCATCCACGCCCACCCCACGCAGAACGAGGCGATGGGCGAAGCCCACCTGGCCCTGGCCGGCAAGCCTCTGCACTCCCACGACTGA
- the sucB gene encoding 2-oxoglutarate dehydrogenase, E2 component, dihydrolipoamide succinyltransferase, with protein MSVSVTLPALGESVTEGTVTRWLKAEGERVEADEPLLEVSTDKVDTEIPAPASGILASIKVAEDETVEVGAELATIDDGTGAPAAEAAPAAEPEAAPAPAAEAPAAEAPAAAPAPAAEAPAAAPAGGASGTDVTLPALGESVTEGTVTRWLKEVGEEVTEDEPLLEVSTDKVDTEIPAPVSGVLLEIVVAEDETAEVGAKLAVIGAPGAAPAAAAPAPAAAPAPAAAAPAPAAPAAPAAPAPAAPAPAAPAPAPAAPAAPAAAPAPAAPAPAAAAPAPVTPAAPAAAPAATSGDDGAYVTPLVRKLAAENGVDLGAVKGTGVGGRIRKQDVVAAAEAAKAAAAPAPAAAAAPAASKAPKLEASPLRGQTVKMTRMRKVIGENMMKALHSQAQLTTVVEVDVTKLMKLRNKAKDAFAAREGVKLSPMPFYVKAAAQALKAHPVVNARINEDEGTITYFDSENIGIAVDAEKGLMTPVIKGAGDLNIAGISKKTAELAGKARGGGLTPDDMSGATFTISNTGSRGALFDTVIVPPNQAAILGIGATVKRPAVIETEEGTVIGVRDMTYLALSYDHRLVDGADAARYLTSVKAILEAGEFEVELGL; from the coding sequence ATGTCGGTTTCCGTAACCCTTCCGGCGCTCGGCGAGAGCGTCACCGAGGGCACTGTCACCCGTTGGCTGAAGGCCGAGGGCGAGCGCGTCGAGGCCGACGAGCCGCTGCTCGAGGTATCGACCGACAAGGTCGACACCGAGATCCCGGCTCCCGCCTCCGGCATCCTGGCCTCCATCAAGGTCGCCGAGGACGAGACCGTCGAGGTCGGCGCCGAGCTGGCCACCATCGACGACGGCACCGGTGCCCCGGCCGCCGAGGCGGCTCCGGCCGCCGAGCCCGAGGCCGCCCCGGCACCGGCCGCCGAGGCCCCCGCGGCCGAGGCCCCCGCCGCCGCTCCGGCCCCCGCGGCCGAGGCCCCCGCCGCCGCCCCCGCCGGTGGTGCCTCCGGCACCGACGTCACCCTTCCGGCGCTCGGTGAGAGCGTCACCGAGGGCACCGTCACCCGCTGGCTGAAGGAGGTCGGCGAGGAGGTCACGGAGGACGAGCCCCTCCTCGAGGTCTCCACGGACAAGGTCGACACCGAGATCCCGGCCCCGGTTTCCGGTGTGCTGCTGGAGATCGTCGTCGCCGAGGACGAGACCGCCGAGGTCGGCGCCAAGCTCGCCGTCATCGGTGCTCCCGGTGCCGCTCCGGCTGCCGCTGCCCCGGCTCCGGCTGCTGCCCCGGCTCCGGCCGCTGCCGCTCCGGCTCCGGCCGCGCCGGCAGCTCCCGCCGCTCCGGCTCCGGCCGCGCCGGCTCCCGCTGCCCCGGCCCCGGCTCCGGCGGCTCCCGCGGCACCGGCCGCCGCTCCGGCCCCGGCCGCTCCGGCGCCCGCCGCCGCTGCTCCGGCTCCGGTCACCCCGGCGGCTCCGGCCGCCGCTCCGGCCGCGACCTCCGGGGACGACGGCGCGTACGTCACGCCGCTGGTCCGCAAGCTCGCCGCCGAGAACGGCGTCGACCTGGGCGCAGTCAAGGGCACCGGCGTCGGTGGCCGTATCCGCAAGCAGGACGTCGTCGCCGCCGCGGAGGCCGCCAAGGCCGCCGCCGCCCCGGCCCCCGCCGCCGCTGCTGCTCCGGCCGCCTCCAAGGCGCCGAAGCTGGAGGCCTCTCCGCTGCGCGGTCAGACGGTCAAGATGACCCGCATGCGCAAGGTCATCGGCGAGAACATGATGAAGGCGCTGCACTCGCAGGCCCAGCTGACGACGGTCGTCGAGGTCGACGTCACCAAGCTGATGAAGCTGCGCAACAAGGCGAAGGACGCCTTCGCGGCCCGTGAGGGCGTCAAGCTCTCCCCGATGCCCTTCTACGTCAAGGCCGCCGCCCAGGCGCTGAAGGCCCACCCGGTCGTCAACGCCCGGATCAACGAGGACGAAGGCACGATCACGTACTTCGACTCGGAGAACATCGGCATCGCCGTGGACGCCGAGAAGGGTCTGATGACCCCGGTCATCAAGGGCGCGGGCGACCTCAACATCGCCGGTATCTCGAAGAAGACCGCCGAGCTGGCCGGCAAGGCCCGCGGTGGCGGCCTGACGCCGGACGACATGTCCGGTGCCACCTTCACCATCAGCAACACCGGCTCGCGCGGTGCGCTGTTCGACACCGTCATCGTGCCGCCGAACCAGGCAGCCATCCTGGGCATCGGCGCCACCGTCAAGCGTCCGGCCGTCATCGAGACCGAGGAGGGCACCGTCATCGGTGTCCGCGACATGACGTACCTCGCGCTCTCCTACGACCACCGTCTGGTGGACGGCGCCGACGCCGCCCGCTACCTGACCTCGGTCAAGGCGATCCTGGAGGCCGGTGAGTTCGAGGTCGAGCTCGGCCTCTGA
- a CDS encoding GntR family transcriptional regulator, which translates to MTPPVVHSLREQIREHIVDGIVSGRWKPGERIVERRIATELEVSQTPVREALRELETLRLIESAPNKGVRVRNLTAADLEESYPVRAGLEQIAAELAAPGLGENCSRLAPHVTALYEADRLADGEAQVRHTVGFHRELVRAAGNAVLLHTWEGLGIEVFTALSIRWLGTVQKSYAEEHEALIEAFLRKDPDIGVLVKAHVLGCAPRA; encoded by the coding sequence ATGACCCCGCCCGTCGTCCACTCGCTGCGCGAACAGATCCGCGAGCACATCGTGGACGGGATCGTCAGCGGGCGCTGGAAGCCGGGCGAGCGGATCGTGGAGCGGCGCATCGCCACCGAGCTGGAGGTCAGCCAGACGCCCGTGCGCGAGGCGCTGCGGGAGCTGGAGACGCTCCGGCTGATCGAGTCGGCCCCCAACAAGGGCGTCCGGGTCCGCAACCTCACCGCCGCCGATCTGGAGGAGAGCTACCCGGTCCGGGCCGGCCTGGAACAGATCGCGGCGGAGCTGGCGGCCCCGGGGCTGGGCGAGAACTGCTCACGGCTCGCCCCGCACGTCACGGCGCTGTACGAGGCCGACCGGCTCGCCGACGGGGAGGCCCAGGTGCGCCACACGGTCGGCTTCCACCGCGAGCTGGTCCGGGCGGCCGGCAACGCCGTACTGCTGCACACCTGGGAGGGGCTGGGCATCGAGGTGTTCACCGCCCTCTCGATCCGCTGGCTCGGCACGGTGCAGAAGTCGTACGCGGAGGAGCACGAGGCGCTCATCGAGGCGTTCCTGCGCAAGGACCCGGACATCGGCGTGCTGGTCAAGGCGCACGTGCTCGGGTGCGCCCCGCGCGCCTGA
- the aceE gene encoding pyruvate dehydrogenase (acetyl-transferring), homodimeric type has product MTDPVGKLPSELDQLPDRDPEETAEWAASLDAVTKAAGPHRAAYLMRRSLQHAEGAGLALPKLLETDYVNSIPTAAEPAFDGDLEMESKITAWNRWNAAAMVTRGSRFGVGGHIATFASAAWLYETGFNHFFRGKEGDGSGDQLYIQGHASPGIYARAFLDGRLSEQQLDNFRQEAGGEGLPSYPHPRRLPWLWEFPTVSMGLGPLSAIYQARFNRYLTNRSIKDTSNSHVWAFLGDGEMDEPESTAALALAAREQLDNLTFVINCNLQRLDGPVRANFRVVQELEGAFRGAGWNVVKTLWGNAWDELFQLDTTGALVRRLREVPDAQFQTYATRDVAYIREHFFGAEPALAELAKLLTDAKIAECFHTSRGGHEARKVYAAYRAALEHKGAPTVILAQTVKGYTLGSGFESRNANHQMKKLDGKQFRAMRDLLELPIPDSKLDEGLVPYGHPGADSPEVRYLQERRAALGGPAPARRVHAVALPAPEERAFAALKKGSGKQELATTMAFVRLAKDLMRDKETGKRWVPIVPDEARTFGMEALFPSAGIYSPLGQTYDPVDRDQLMYYKEAKDGQVLNEGITEAGAMADFIAASTSYATHGEPMIPFYIFYSMFGWQRTGDQFWQLGDQLGRGFVVGATAGRTTLTGEGLQHADGHSHLIASTNPASLNYDPAFAYEIAVIVQDGLRRMYGPEAENVFYYLTVYNEPKPQPAMPEGVEEGIVKGLYRFKEGTPAKADAPRLQLMASGTAIHWALEAQELLAADWGVTADVWSATSWGELRRDALECDEALLRGEQRTPYVTQALEGAPGPVLAVSDWMRAVPDQISQWVEQDWSSLGTDGFGLSDTREAARRHFGVDAQSVTVAALAQLARRGEVPASAVKDARERYGL; this is encoded by the coding sequence ATGACCGACCCCGTAGGAAAGCTTCCGAGCGAGCTCGACCAGCTCCCGGACCGCGACCCCGAGGAGACCGCCGAATGGGCGGCCTCCCTGGATGCCGTCACCAAGGCCGCAGGCCCGCACCGCGCCGCATACCTGATGCGCCGCTCGCTCCAGCATGCCGAGGGCGCCGGTCTCGCGCTGCCCAAACTGCTGGAGACCGATTACGTCAACTCCATCCCGACCGCCGCCGAGCCCGCGTTCGACGGCGACCTGGAGATGGAATCGAAGATCACCGCGTGGAACCGCTGGAACGCGGCCGCGATGGTCACCCGGGGCTCCCGGTTCGGCGTCGGCGGCCACATCGCCACCTTCGCCTCCGCGGCCTGGCTGTACGAGACCGGCTTCAACCACTTCTTCCGCGGCAAGGAGGGAGACGGCTCCGGCGACCAGCTCTACATCCAGGGCCACGCCTCCCCCGGCATATACGCCCGCGCCTTCCTGGACGGCCGGCTCAGCGAGCAGCAGCTCGACAACTTCCGCCAGGAGGCGGGCGGCGAGGGTCTGCCCTCCTACCCGCACCCGCGGCGGCTGCCCTGGCTGTGGGAGTTCCCCACCGTCTCGATGGGCCTCGGCCCGCTCTCGGCGATCTACCAGGCGCGCTTCAACCGCTACCTGACCAACCGCAGCATCAAGGACACGTCGAACTCGCACGTCTGGGCCTTCCTGGGCGACGGCGAGATGGACGAGCCCGAGTCGACCGCAGCCCTCGCCCTCGCGGCCCGTGAGCAGCTCGACAACCTGACTTTCGTCATCAACTGCAACCTGCAGCGCCTCGACGGTCCGGTCCGCGCCAACTTCCGCGTGGTCCAGGAGCTGGAGGGCGCGTTCCGCGGTGCCGGCTGGAACGTCGTCAAGACGCTCTGGGGCAACGCCTGGGACGAGCTGTTCCAGCTCGACACCACGGGTGCGCTGGTGCGCCGGCTCCGGGAGGTCCCGGACGCGCAGTTCCAGACGTACGCCACCCGTGACGTCGCCTACATCCGCGAGCACTTCTTCGGCGCCGAGCCCGCGCTCGCCGAGCTGGCGAAGCTGCTCACGGACGCGAAGATCGCGGAGTGCTTCCACACCTCGCGCGGCGGCCACGAGGCCCGCAAGGTGTACGCGGCGTACCGGGCGGCCCTGGAGCACAAGGGTGCTCCGACGGTGATCCTGGCGCAGACGGTGAAGGGCTACACGCTCGGCTCCGGCTTCGAGTCGCGCAACGCCAACCACCAGATGAAGAAGCTCGACGGCAAGCAGTTCCGCGCCATGCGCGATCTGCTGGAGCTGCCGATCCCGGACTCGAAGCTGGACGAGGGCCTGGTGCCGTACGGCCACCCGGGCGCCGACTCCCCCGAGGTCCGCTACCTCCAGGAGCGCCGTGCCGCCCTCGGCGGCCCCGCCCCGGCCCGCCGGGTGCACGCGGTGGCGCTGCCCGCGCCCGAGGAGCGCGCGTTCGCCGCGCTGAAGAAGGGCTCCGGCAAGCAGGAGCTGGCCACCACGATGGCCTTCGTCCGGCTCGCCAAGGACCTGATGCGGGACAAGGAGACCGGCAAGCGCTGGGTTCCGATCGTCCCCGACGAGGCCCGCACCTTCGGTATGGAGGCGCTGTTCCCGTCGGCCGGCATCTACTCGCCGCTGGGCCAGACGTACGACCCGGTCGACCGCGACCAGCTGATGTACTACAAGGAAGCCAAGGACGGCCAGGTCCTCAACGAGGGCATCACAGAGGCCGGCGCGATGGCCGACTTCATCGCCGCGTCCACGTCGTACGCGACGCACGGCGAGCCGATGATCCCGTTCTACATCTTCTACTCGATGTTCGGCTGGCAGCGTACGGGCGACCAGTTCTGGCAGCTGGGCGACCAGCTCGGCCGTGGCTTCGTGGTCGGTGCCACGGCGGGCCGTACGACCCTGACGGGTGAGGGCCTCCAGCACGCGGACGGGCACTCGCACCTGATCGCGTCCACGAACCCGGCGTCGCTCAACTACGACCCGGCGTTCGCGTACGAGATCGCGGTGATCGTCCAGGACGGTCTGCGCCGGATGTACGGCCCCGAGGCCGAGAACGTCTTCTACTACCTGACGGTCTACAACGAGCCGAAGCCGCAGCCCGCGATGCCGGAAGGCGTCGAGGAGGGCATCGTCAAGGGCCTCTACCGGTTCAAGGAGGGCACGCCCGCGAAGGCGGACGCGCCGCGCCTCCAGCTGATGGCGTCCGGTACGGCGATCCACTGGGCCCTGGAGGCCCAGGAGCTGCTGGCCGCGGACTGGGGTGTCACGGCCGACGTCTGGTCCGCCACCTCGTGGGGCGAGCTGCGCCGCGACGCGCTGGAGTGCGACGAGGCGCTGCTCCGCGGTGAGCAGCGGACGCCGTACGTGACCCAGGCGCTGGAAGGCGCACCGGGTCCGGT